One Thermodesulfobacteriota bacterium genomic region harbors:
- a CDS encoding metalloregulator ArsR/SmtB family transcription factor produces the protein MVEYQRTDLDSILHALANSTRRGIIMQLAKKDLTVNELAEKYDMSLQAVSKHIQVLVKSGLVVQEKAGRVKHCRANIEPLDRVSDLIKEYGRFWGQRLDALDKYFEGRKKAKERVK, from the coding sequence ATGGTTGAATATCAAAGGACAGACCTCGATTCAATCCTCCACGCACTCGCCAATTCGACGCGTAGGGGAATTATTATGCAGCTCGCCAAAAAGGACCTGACCGTGAACGAGCTTGCCGAGAAATACGATATGTCTCTCCAGGCCGTGTCCAAGCACATACAGGTGCTTGTTAAGTCGGGGCTGGTGGTTCAGGAGAAAGCGGGGCGCGTCAAGCACTGCCGCGCCAACATAGAGCCGCTCGACCGCGTCTCGGACTTGATAAAAGAGTACGGCCGTTTCTGGGGACAGAGACTCGATGCTCTTGATAAATATTTTGAAGGACGGAAAAAAGCAAAGGAGCGTGTGAAATGA
- a CDS encoding SRPBCC domain-containing protein, whose translation MSESKLVVTRIIKATPEEVFEAFTNPEIMRKWFYGDEGWTVDVSNTLEIGGKYILNMIKPDGKEYKHTGEYKVIAPHEKLVFTWNSDFAQDTVVTVYFRGVAGGTEITLEHEFLPTAEVREDHRKGWTVCLGNLARLYA comes from the coding sequence ATGAGCGAAAGCAAGCTGGTGGTGACAAGAATCATAAAAGCGACGCCTGAAGAGGTGTTCGAGGCGTTTACTAACCCCGAGATCATGAGAAAATGGTTTTACGGGGACGAGGGATGGACAGTTGATGTTTCCAATACATTGGAGATCGGAGGGAAATATATCTTAAATATGATTAAGCCCGATGGTAAAGAATATAAACATACCGGCGAGTATAAAGTTATCGCGCCGCACGAAAAGCTTGTCTTTACCTGGAACTCGGATTTCGCGCAGGATACGGTCGTTACCGTTTATTTCCGCGGTGTCGCGGGCGGGACAGAGATCACGCTCGAGCACGAATTCCTGCCGACCGCCGAGGTGCGCGAGGACCACAGGAAAGGCTGGACGGTCTGTCTTGGGAATCTCGCGAGATTGTATGCATGA
- a CDS encoding DUF899 domain-containing protein has protein sequence MKNPTPEHKIVSAEEWQAARKELLKKEKDLTRARDALAAERRRMPWVAVEKTYEFDGPKGKASLLDLFEGRRQLIIYRVFFEPGVSGWPEHACIGCSMVADHVGHLAHLNARDTTLAFASRAPQADIERLKGRMGWQIPWYTITDDFDKDFDVDEWHGTNAFIRDGNRVFRTYFINKRGDEALGSTWSYLDMTALGRQEEWEDSPKGYPQTPPYEWWNWHDEYGNAQQSREWSAQVERGIRAGQGRRRP, from the coding sequence ATGAAAAACCCTACACCCGAGCATAAAATCGTTTCCGCGGAAGAATGGCAGGCGGCTCGTAAGGAGCTACTGAAGAAGGAGAAGGATTTGACCCGCGCGCGTGACGCGCTGGCCGCCGAGCGTCGGCGGATGCCATGGGTAGCCGTCGAGAAGACGTACGAGTTCGACGGGCCAAAAGGCAAAGCGAGTTTGCTCGACCTGTTCGAGGGTCGCCGTCAACTGATCATCTATCGAGTCTTCTTCGAACCCGGTGTGTCCGGCTGGCCTGAGCATGCCTGCATCGGCTGCTCTATGGTAGCCGACCACGTTGGCCACCTTGCCCACCTGAACGCCCGCGATACCACGCTCGCGTTCGCCTCGCGCGCGCCGCAGGCGGACATCGAACGCCTGAAGGGGCGGATGGGTTGGCAGATCCCGTGGTACACCATCACGGACGACTTCGACAAAGACTTCGACGTGGACGAGTGGCACGGCACGAACGCGTTTATTCGCGACGGCAACCGTGTCTTCCGTACCTACTTCATCAACAAGCGTGGTGACGAGGCGCTCGGGAGCACCTGGAGCTACCTCGATATGACTGCGCTCGGGCGCCAGGAGGAATGGGAGGACTCGCCCAAAGGCTACCCTCAGACCCCGCCGTACGAGTGGTGGAACTGGCACGACGAATATGGCAACGCTCAGCAGTCCCGGGAGTGGAGCGCCCAGGTCGAGCGCGGAATTCGGGCCGGGCAAGGACGGCGACGCCCATGA
- a CDS encoding VanZ family protein: MIFLSLIPGPGIGGGQYLDKIAHAIFYSVMGVLAYIAFETVWKRIIIFIFIFLLGISLEFFQIYVPGRGASVYDVLANTSGLILSFLLCWIYTLIPDTPPPGAGETRE, from the coding sequence GTGATATTTCTCAGTCTGATCCCCGGCCCGGGTATAGGCGGAGGGCAGTATCTGGATAAGATTGCCCACGCGATCTTCTACAGCGTCATGGGCGTCCTGGCGTATATCGCATTCGAGACTGTGTGGAAGAGGATTATTATTTTTATTTTTATATTCCTTCTTGGAATATCTCTCGAATTTTTCCAGATATATGTTCCCGGAAGGGGCGCCTCCGTGTATGACGTCCTCGCGAACACGTCGGGACTCATCCTCAGCTTTCTCCTCTGCTGGATATATACGCTGATCCCGGACACCCCGCCGCCGGGGGCCGGAGAGACCCGCGAATAA
- a CDS encoding penicillin-insensitive murein endopeptidase, protein MARYPNFIRLVVFILIVSGSCLRNSAAAESAITESIGSYTAGCIRNAAPLPASGEGFQVIRLGRGRYYANPAMIEYIESLAKTVSEQLEAILLIGDVAQRTGGPMYDEHSSHQIGLDADILFWQHPIALRRQLTLTERAHIYPQSVLNEDQTAIDGFKWDVKIEEIIKTAASDKRVDRIFVNPIIKRRLCQNHPGEKWLGKVRPWYGHDGHFHVRLKCPPGNMLCETQEPLNMFDDGCGSELDGWFRDDGRIRPQPRSGKTSHARLPDECIPILNGAY, encoded by the coding sequence ATGGCAAGATATCCGAACTTTATACGTCTGGTCGTGTTTATTCTTATAGTCAGCGGGTCGTGTCTCCGCAATTCGGCCGCCGCGGAGTCGGCGATCACGGAGTCCATAGGCTCCTACACCGCCGGGTGCATAAGGAACGCCGCACCACTGCCCGCGAGCGGTGAAGGCTTCCAGGTCATAAGGTTAGGCAGGGGGAGATACTATGCCAATCCCGCGATGATCGAATACATCGAATCCCTCGCAAAGACCGTCAGTGAACAACTGGAAGCCATACTCCTCATCGGGGACGTCGCGCAAAGGACAGGGGGACCCATGTACGATGAGCACAGCAGTCACCAGATCGGACTCGACGCCGATATACTTTTCTGGCAGCACCCGATAGCTCTCAGGAGACAGCTTACGCTAACGGAGAGGGCGCATATTTATCCGCAATCGGTCCTCAATGAAGATCAGACGGCAATAGACGGCTTCAAATGGGACGTAAAGATCGAGGAGATAATAAAGACCGCCGCCTCGGACAAGAGGGTCGACCGGATATTCGTGAACCCGATCATCAAGAGGAGACTCTGTCAGAACCATCCGGGCGAGAAGTGGCTGGGAAAAGTGAGACCCTGGTACGGACACGACGGGCATTTCCACGTCCGCCTGAAGTGTCCTCCGGGTAACATGCTCTGCGAAACACAGGAGCCGCTCAACATGTTCGACGACGGGTGCGGAAGCGAGCTCGACGGCTGGTTCAGGGATGACGGCAGAATAAGACCTCAACCGAGATCAGGCAAGACCTCTCACGCCAGGCTGCCGGACGAATGCATACCAATTCTCAACGGAGCTTATTAA